DNA from Pseudoalteromonas marina:
AGTTAGGAGGCTTTCCAATTATTGGCAGTGGGCAAGGCATTATTAAATACTTTGCTGTTATTCCTTTGTATTTATTTTTGTTTTATAAAAATAAGCTCACCGACAAACAACATGTATTTTTAAACTTTATACCGGTTGCGATGGTTTTACTGTGGATTGGCGGCATGAAATTTTATGAATTTGAAGCTAAAGCCATTGTGGGATTAGTAGAAACCTCACCGTTTATGTCGTGGTTATATACAGTATTTAGTGTGCAAGGCGCGTCAAATGTAATTGGTGGGTTTGATTTATTATTTGCAGTGTTACTCGGTGCGGGCATTTTAATTAACAATAAAAAGCTCATTATAGTGAGTGGTTTAGCATGTTTAAGTGTTTTTTTAATGACCCAAACATTTTTAATTACCGCCACCGGCGCATTGAGTTCAGGCGCGTTATTAGATCGATTAGGCCAATTTGTAATTAAAGATTTATGGTATGTAGGCAACTTAATTGTTATTGCTACTTTAATGCGACTTAAGCCAGCTAAATAATGTAAAGAGAACCTTATGATCAGTTGCAACCACTACGATTATATCGAAATTGCTTGTATGCACCATTTGAGCGTTGAGCTTGTATTAAAAAATGGTGATGCAATATGCGGGGTAGCAACTGATACAAAACGTAATGCTAATAGAGACGAATGCATAGTTGTTAACTTGAATAGCGAGCTGAAAATTATTGTGCTCACTACAATCAGCGTACTTAAAGCGCTCACTCACAACCCGTATTTTGATAATGTAAACTTTGAGGCTAATTGAACACTCTGCTGTAGCTTTATTAATAATGCTGCAAAGGCAGCGCTGTAAACCCCTGTTAAAAACAAACAATGTATACAACCCGCAACTTTTACTCTAATTCGCAACCCAACCCAATAACCTTATCAATACGGCTTTTGTATCTTATAAAAAATCACTTTTATAACCTCTAATTGCTTGTTTACATTGCAGTTATTTGGTGGGATTATTAAGCTATATTATGTGTGCCGTTTACGGCAAGCGTCATATCCTTTATTTGGAGTAGTTGTTGTTAAAGTGTAGTAAGTGCAAAACAAAAAATAGTTTTAAAACTGATTTTTGGATGTCAAAAATCGATATGGTGGGATTTCTTTTTCTTAGCCTTTGTTTATCTATTCCAATAGGTTTCTTGGCTTTTTTAGCTGAAGAGTCACAAGGTTTTGCTTATTTTATAGCTTTTTTTACATTTGTTATTGCGGTAATTGGCAAGCACTATAAGGTTGTGGCACTTTTATTTGTTGAGTTGTGTATAGATTCAGCACTCTACGAAAATGGCGCTTATGAATTTAGTTTTATGGTGGCAACAGCGTTTGTTCTGACGTTTATAAAAATTGGAAGTAAAGTGTATGGCTTCTTTTTTCAGTGCGTTAACTATAAGTTCGAATTAGATATCACCTGTGGTAAGTGTAAGAAAGTTTATAAGCAATTAAAATTACCGCAGCAGGCATAGTCACCATATATCAAGCGCATTAAAAATGGCGTTAAATGCTCTTTTGAGACTCATTCTCTGCTAATTATAGCCAAGCATCCCCGCATTATATGCGATCGTTAGCAATCATCAATCTTAGTAAGGAGCCAACATTTGAAAAAAGTTATACTCGCTGTTGCAGTTTTAATGTCGAACATTTCACATGCATCGGAAAATGCGAAAAGTATTTTTGATGAATATACG
Protein-coding regions in this window:
- a CDS encoding DUF417 family protein, whose translation is MNLTHTNNALTFLLTLSFALLGVSFALGANPNTLIATFSFYELDTLFSVNTLGLFTGTAMIALALATLAAHFKLLKPMPVAVLALIVCIVPLLTLLASNRWMAQLGGFPIIGSGQGIIKYFAVIPLYLFLFYKNKLTDKQHVFLNFIPVAMVLLWIGGMKFYEFEAKAIVGLVETSPFMSWLYTVFSVQGASNVIGGFDLLFAVLLGAGILINNKKLIIVSGLACLSVFLMTQTFLITATGALSSGALLDRLGQFVIKDLWYVGNLIVIATLMRLKPAK
- a CDS encoding Rho-binding antiterminator; its protein translation is MISCNHYDYIEIACMHHLSVELVLKNGDAICGVATDTKRNANRDECIVVNLNSELKIIVLTTISVLKALTHNPYFDNVNFEAN